One segment of Anopheles stephensi strain Indian chromosome 3, UCI_ANSTEP_V1.0, whole genome shotgun sequence DNA contains the following:
- the LOC118509339 gene encoding protein phosphatase 1 regulatory subunit 42-like encodes MTKHKVFSKKAKTNLTHLYLNDKNMTKINNIYPTKNILVLYLHNNQISKIEKLSAFAHLTHLYLQWNNLRKIENLDSLKNLKQLYLGYNKITRLENLGSLKKLEQLHIERQQLDGAVRFDFDPECLCALANHLKVLNIKKLKLANIDALEPLWKLEILLASENNFKSTDDITPVISALYSLRVLDLQGCSAQRDVHYREKVTAAAGHKLLLLDGKMISQSTRNFIKNFQTVKLEKQRRASEKPKTADTGTNSKASFDSVNSERSIGPPSGFVDPFSAVLPHKFPGNSLFQVSTRRPACTRVLRKPVKSPLLTKTMSANFCDEMAFRSNELHPATTVVMLQGKEIKAGTPVFKDKLRAHRKIQSLPTIDH; translated from the exons ATGACCAAACATAAAGTGTTTTCGAAAAAGGCTAAAACCAACCTAACGCACCTTTATCTGAACGATAAAAATATGACCAAGATT AACAACATCTACCCGACGAAAAATATTCTCGTCCTGTATCTGCACAACAACCAGATAAGCAAAATTGAGAAGCTGAGCGCCTTCGCGCACCTCACGCACCTGTACCTGCAGTGGAACAATCTGCGCAAAATAGAAAATCTGGACAGTTTAAAAAACCTGAAGCAACTCTACCTGGGCTATAACAAAATAACGCGGTTGGAAAATTTAGGCAGTCTCAAAAAGCTCGAACAACTCCACATCGAACGGCAGCAGCTGGATGGGGCGGTACGGTTCGACTTTGACCCGGAATGTCTGTGCGCTTTGGCG AACCATTTGAAGGTGTTGAACATAAAAAAGTTGAAGCTAGCCAACATCGACGCACTGGAACCGTTGTGGAAGTTGGAAATTCTGCTCGCCTCGGAGAACAATTTCAAATCTACGGACGACATAACGCCCGTCATCAGTGCACTGTACTCGTTGCGTGTTCTCGATCTGCAGGGCTGTTCGGCCCAGCGCGATGTGCACTACCGGGAGAAGGTCACGGCAGCCGCCGGGCATAAGCTAC TGCTGCTGGACGGCAAGATGATATCGCAGTCGACGCGAAACTTTATCAAAAACTTCCAAACCGTCAAGCTGGAGAAGCAACGGCGGGCCAGTGAAAAACCCAAAACAGCCGACACGGGCACGAACTCCAAGGCGTCCTTCGATAGCGTGAACAGCGAGCGGAGCATCGGACCGCCGAGCGGGTTCGTCGATCCGTTCAGTGCGGTGCTACCGCACAAGTTCCCGGGCAACTCGCTGTTCCAGGTGTCGACACGACGGCCGGCCTGCACGCGAGTACTCCGCAAGCCCGTCAAGTCGCCGCTGCTCACGAAAACGATGTCAGCCAACTTTTGTGACGAGATGGCATTCCGCTCGAACGAGCTGCACCCGGCGACGACCGTCGTCATGCTGCAGGGCAAAGAGATTAAGGCGGGCACGCCGGTGTTTAAGGATAAGTTGCGTGCCCATCGAAAGATACAATCGTTGCCCACGATCGATCACTAA
- the LOC118514498 gene encoding proteasome subunit alpha type-5, protein MFLTRSEYDRGVNTFSPEGRLFQVEYAIEAIKFGSTAIGISTPEGVVMAVEKRITSSLIEPSKMEKIVEVDRHIGCATSGLMADSRTLLDRARIECQNHWFVYNERMSVESCAQAVSNVAIQFGDGDDTDSAMSRPFGVAILFAGIENGEPQLWHMDPSGTYIRFDAKAIGSGSEGAQQNLQEYYLPTMTIKEAINLALSTLKQVMEEKLNSTNVEVMTMTPKELFRMFSKEEVEEYINNMS, encoded by the exons ATGTTCCTGACCCGCTCCGAGTACGACCGTGGTGTAAACACCTTCTCGCCCGAGGGACGCCTTTTCCAGGTTGAATATGCCATCGAGGCGATCAAATTTGGATCCACGGCGATTGGAATTAGCACACCGGAGG GTGTTGTGATGGCGGTAGAGAAACGTATTACCTCATCGCTGATAGAACCCTCGAAGATGGAAAAGATCGTAGAAGTGGACCGTCACATAGGATGTGCTACCTCGGGCTTGATGGCCGATTCGCGAACGCTGCTCGATCGTGCACGTATCGAGTGCCAGAACCATTGGTTCGTGTACAACGAGCGCATGTCGGTAGAATCTTGTGCACAGGCCGTATCGAACGTGGCCATCCAGTTTGGCGATGGTGACGATACGGACTCGGCCATGAGCCGACCGTTCGGTGTAGCTATACTGTTCGCCGGCATTGAGAATGGTGAGCCGCAGCTTTGGCATATGGACCCGTCCGGGACGTACATTCGGTTCGATGCGAAGGCGATCGGGTCCGGTAGCGAAGGTGCACAACAGAATTTGCAG GAGTACTATCTGCCCACGATGACCATCAAGGAAGCGATTAATCTAGCCCTTAGCACACTGAAGCAGGTGATGGAAGAGAAGCTGAACTCAACGAACGTTGAGGTCATGACGATGACACCGAAGGAACTGTTCCGAATGTTCAGCAAGGAGGAAGTGGAAGAGTACATCAACAACATGAGCTAA